A single genomic interval of Parvularcula marina harbors:
- a CDS encoding M13 family metallopeptidase, which produces MKNLFMASAGLLAIGACSNEPAEDVAETSAPTEVARTAEVETVASDRAELGDWGIVLEDMDMAVDPGDDFFRYVNGNWLDRFEIPAEFSNYGSFTVLFERSEARVKSIIEDAAASNARDGSIEQKIGDYYASYLDTDAINEKGLAPIQGQLDFYDGLETHHDVALAFAEIDYNSNTPISLYVGVDNKNPETYVTYLSQSGLGMPNRDYYLKPEFEDKRDAYMDFLNAMLGFTGVEDTGDRAAAVYALEEKLAEVHWAPSKSRQAELTYNPYTLDEIQAYVPELPWAEIFDKMMIGEQDSYVLRQNDAIQAAAKIFADTPVAVWKDYLKIHALSSNASVLPTEIDEVQFAFYGRELSGTPQQRERWKRGVSAVNNAMGEAVGQVYVERYFPPESKAQMEELVDNLKTAFAARLDELEWMGEETKAEARDKLAKFNTKIGYPEKWTDYSGLEVVRGDAYGNSIRAGRFGYEDMISNLGQPVDREEWFTTPQTVNAFYSRSRNEIVFPAAILQAPFFDPNADPAVNYGGIGAVIGHEIGHGFDDQGRKADGTGLQRDWWTSDDAARFTERSTKLGAQYATYSPVEGLFVNPELTMGENIGDLGGVTMSYDAYKLSLGGEEAPVLDGYSGDQRFFMAWAQVWKRKYREDELKRRLVSDSHSPSEFRTNGVVRNMDVWYDAFDVTEDDELYLPREDRVQIW; this is translated from the coding sequence ATGAAGAACCTATTCATGGCGAGCGCCGGCCTGTTAGCAATTGGCGCCTGTTCAAACGAACCGGCCGAGGACGTAGCCGAAACCTCCGCTCCCACCGAAGTTGCCCGGACTGCTGAGGTCGAGACCGTCGCATCCGACAGGGCCGAACTCGGTGATTGGGGCATCGTCCTTGAAGACATGGATATGGCCGTCGATCCGGGGGATGATTTCTTCCGCTACGTGAACGGCAATTGGCTGGACCGGTTCGAAATCCCTGCCGAGTTCTCAAACTATGGCTCCTTCACCGTCCTCTTTGAACGCTCCGAGGCCAGAGTAAAATCGATCATCGAGGATGCTGCTGCGTCCAATGCGCGTGACGGCTCGATCGAGCAGAAGATCGGCGATTATTACGCAAGCTATCTCGACACCGATGCGATCAATGAAAAGGGTCTCGCGCCCATTCAGGGCCAGCTTGATTTCTATGACGGGCTTGAAACCCATCACGATGTCGCCCTCGCCTTTGCCGAGATCGACTATAATTCGAACACGCCGATCAGCCTTTATGTCGGCGTCGATAACAAGAACCCTGAGACCTATGTGACCTATCTGTCGCAATCGGGCCTCGGCATGCCAAACAGGGATTATTACCTGAAGCCTGAATTCGAGGACAAACGCGACGCCTATATGGACTTCCTCAATGCGATGCTGGGCTTTACCGGCGTTGAGGATACGGGCGACCGGGCCGCTGCCGTCTATGCGCTGGAGGAAAAACTGGCGGAGGTGCACTGGGCGCCGTCCAAAAGCCGTCAGGCAGAGCTGACCTATAATCCCTACACGCTTGATGAAATCCAGGCCTATGTCCCAGAACTTCCGTGGGCAGAGATCTTTGACAAGATGATGATCGGCGAACAGGACAGCTATGTCCTGCGCCAGAACGACGCCATTCAGGCCGCCGCAAAGATCTTCGCCGATACACCGGTTGCGGTGTGGAAGGACTATCTGAAGATCCATGCGCTGTCGTCGAACGCCTCTGTTCTGCCGACCGAGATCGACGAAGTGCAGTTTGCCTTTTATGGCCGCGAGCTCTCCGGCACGCCGCAGCAGCGTGAGCGCTGGAAGCGCGGCGTCTCAGCCGTCAATAACGCCATGGGCGAGGCCGTCGGTCAGGTCTATGTCGAGCGCTACTTCCCGCCTGAATCAAAGGCGCAGATGGAAGAGCTGGTCGACAATCTCAAAACCGCCTTTGCCGCCCGTCTCGATGAGCTTGAATGGATGGGCGAGGAAACCAAGGCCGAGGCCCGCGACAAGCTCGCCAAATTCAATACCAAGATTGGCTACCCGGAAAAATGGACCGATTATTCGGGCCTCGAAGTCGTGCGCGGCGATGCGTATGGCAATTCGATCCGGGCAGGCCGCTTTGGCTATGAGGACATGATCTCCAATCTCGGCCAGCCGGTCGACAGGGAAGAATGGTTCACGACGCCGCAGACCGTGAATGCCTTTTATTCCCGCAGCCGGAACGAGATCGTCTTCCCGGCCGCGATCCTGCAGGCGCCGTTCTTTGATCCGAATGCGGATCCGGCAGTAAATTATGGAGGCATCGGCGCGGTGATCGGCCATGAGATCGGCCACGGCTTTGACGATCAGGGCCGCAAGGCGGACGGTACCGGCCTGCAACGCGACTGGTGGACGAGCGATGATGCCGCCCGCTTCACCGAACGCTCAACCAAGCTCGGCGCACAGTATGCGACCTATTCGCCGGTCGAAGGGCTCTTTGTGAACCCTGAGCTGACCATGGGTGAGAATATCGGCGACCTTGGCGGGGTCACCATGTCATATGACGCCTACAAACTGTCTCTTGGCGGGGAGGAAGCCCCCGTCCTTGATGGCTATTCTGGCGATCAGCGCTTCTTCATGGCCTGGGCGCAGGTGTGGAAACGTAAATACCGCGAGGATGAGCTCAAACGCCGCCTCGTCAGCGATTCCCACTCTCCGTCGGAATTCCGGACGAATGGTGTCGTGCGGAACATGGATGTCTGGTATGACGCCTTCGACGTCACCGAAGACGATGAGTTATACCTGCCCAGGGAAGACCGCGTTCAGATCTGGTAA
- a CDS encoding phosphoenolpyruvate carboxylase produces the protein MAPTRSETSPGAVLAERLTKDLTRLRGQIVEDPLRNPVRELSQRLSRDMEAGLLGLDDLAQLVDHLDLEAFAGRCRHTRDYLITDGIIPGTEAVPAAVKQLSFDLTSFDAFAAFWSRRHETLVFTGHPTFALARKTRERLADHAADNTEPTEGAGLPDPDITLSLEHEQAEAALRHAAAAVHDLNRAVLAEGRAKFPDDWKKLTPAPIGLATWIGYDMDGRTDIGWGSVIRHRVHEKAIRLDLYKDQLEALGPVVASITETVAAAAARAHAHVEAFSKDLTTAEGLITAANALTDDKDNLTSLKGVIAELDEITASTDDADVALETAAIAAGMRTFRLGMGDIHFRLNAAQVRHAARSILELSSGQDLFGRGPLDEMSRLIAGVKEVSVNFRSLAVEQGASARLFIAMKQIIKHIDADAPIRLLIAECENPLTVLAAIYQAKRFGVASHVDVCPLFETAVSLDRGRRILDVLLAQAPYRDQARKRGRICIETGFSDAGRFMGQVPAGLAIERLQGQLADAMTKHRLADLDAVIFDTHGDSMGRGAHPDSIVDRCLYALSPWARAKFRDRNIDLTHEQSYQGGDGYVWFTNDCLARRTLAGILRAIRIAEETPTAEDPFYQRTSASLDFYHAVKRRQEELFRDPSYNLALGTIGLPLLPQTGSRKSKRQFDRHADEETSLRRIRAIPHNGMLQQLGFLANIMGGLGQAIAVEPEAYYQLRQDSDRFDRIMRLVNRARQGSDMKIFLAYISIYSGSFWATRPLSGQEPELEDACAVLAETLADDSRYFAGTQLAARLRSDAIQLSRALAEMGFDAANLSGQTDESLDLLHAVRLALLQHSFLLAARLPAHSADGTLPRREVLERVLSLDFEGVARALDEAGPDPALLAVENLSEYATYPGPKAPEKMNGGDLRREFRRVGELNHRISIGIANHYAAIG, from the coding sequence ATGGCCCCGACCCGATCCGAGACCAGCCCCGGCGCAGTTCTGGCCGAACGCCTGACCAAGGATCTCACGAGACTCCGGGGGCAGATTGTCGAGGACCCGTTACGCAATCCGGTGCGCGAGCTGTCGCAGCGCCTGTCGCGTGACATGGAAGCCGGCCTGTTGGGGCTCGATGATCTGGCTCAGCTTGTCGACCATCTTGATCTGGAGGCCTTTGCCGGCCGTTGCCGTCACACGAGGGATTATCTGATTACGGACGGGATTATTCCCGGCACTGAAGCCGTGCCCGCCGCCGTCAAGCAGCTCTCCTTCGACCTCACCTCTTTTGATGCCTTCGCCGCCTTCTGGTCGCGTCGTCACGAGACGCTTGTTTTCACCGGCCATCCGACCTTCGCGCTTGCCCGCAAGACGCGCGAGCGGCTCGCCGACCATGCAGCGGACAATACCGAACCCACCGAAGGCGCAGGGCTTCCCGACCCGGATATCACGCTCAGCCTTGAGCATGAGCAGGCCGAAGCCGCCCTGCGCCATGCCGCCGCCGCCGTGCATGACCTTAATCGCGCGGTCCTTGCCGAGGGCCGTGCAAAATTCCCCGATGACTGGAAGAAGCTGACGCCTGCGCCAATCGGTCTTGCGACATGGATCGGCTACGACATGGATGGCCGCACCGATATCGGCTGGGGTTCTGTCATCCGGCACCGCGTGCACGAAAAGGCGATCCGGCTCGATCTTTATAAAGACCAGCTTGAAGCCTTGGGCCCGGTCGTTGCCTCGATCACCGAGACCGTGGCTGCGGCTGCCGCTCGCGCGCATGCCCATGTCGAGGCTTTCTCAAAAGACCTGACGACCGCCGAAGGGCTGATAACGGCGGCAAACGCCCTGACCGATGACAAGGACAATTTGACCTCGCTCAAAGGTGTTATCGCCGAGCTGGATGAGATCACGGCCAGTACGGATGATGCTGATGTCGCGTTGGAGACAGCCGCCATCGCCGCCGGGATGCGGACCTTCCGGCTCGGCATGGGTGATATTCACTTCCGCCTCAACGCTGCCCAGGTGCGCCACGCCGCCCGCTCGATCCTTGAGCTTTCCTCCGGGCAGGACCTTTTCGGGCGTGGTCCCCTCGATGAGATGTCCCGCCTGATCGCCGGCGTGAAGGAAGTCTCGGTCAATTTCCGCTCATTGGCGGTTGAACAGGGCGCGTCTGCCCGCCTCTTCATCGCCATGAAGCAGATCATCAAGCATATCGATGCTGATGCGCCGATCCGCCTGCTGATTGCCGAATGCGAGAACCCACTGACCGTGCTCGCCGCGATCTATCAGGCAAAGCGCTTTGGCGTGGCCTCACATGTCGATGTCTGCCCGCTTTTTGAAACCGCGGTCAGTCTCGACCGGGGCCGCCGCATCCTTGATGTGTTGCTTGCGCAGGCCCCCTATCGCGATCAGGCCAGAAAGCGCGGACGGATCTGCATCGAGACGGGTTTCTCCGATGCCGGACGGTTCATGGGACAAGTGCCCGCTGGCCTCGCCATTGAGCGGCTGCAAGGCCAGCTTGCCGATGCGATGACCAAGCACCGCCTCGCCGATCTCGATGCGGTCATCTTCGATACCCATGGCGACAGTATGGGCCGGGGCGCGCACCCCGACAGCATTGTCGACCGCTGCCTTTATGCGCTCTCTCCCTGGGCACGCGCGAAATTCCGGGACCGGAATATCGACCTGACCCATGAGCAGAGCTATCAGGGCGGTGACGGCTATGTCTGGTTCACCAATGACTGCCTCGCCCGCCGCACGCTTGCAGGGATCCTGCGCGCGATCCGTATCGCCGAGGAAACCCCGACGGCCGAAGACCCGTTCTATCAGCGCACCAGCGCCAGCCTCGATTTCTACCATGCCGTCAAACGCCGGCAGGAAGAGCTGTTCCGCGATCCTTCCTATAACCTTGCGCTGGGGACGATCGGCCTGCCGCTCCTCCCCCAGACCGGCTCGCGCAAATCGAAACGGCAATTTGACCGGCATGCGGATGAAGAGACATCACTGCGCCGCATCCGCGCCATTCCGCATAATGGCATGCTCCAGCAGCTTGGCTTTCTTGCCAACATCATGGGCGGTCTGGGACAGGCGATCGCGGTTGAACCCGAAGCTTATTACCAGCTTCGTCAGGACTCAGATCGCTTTGACCGGATCATGCGGCTGGTGAACCGTGCCCGTCAAGGCTCGGACATGAAGATCTTCCTTGCCTATATCTCGATCTATTCGGGCTCCTTCTGGGCGACACGTCCGCTGTCCGGCCAAGAGCCTGAGCTGGAAGATGCCTGCGCGGTCCTCGCCGAGACTCTCGCCGATGACAGCCGCTATTTTGCCGGCACCCAGCTTGCCGCAAGGCTGAGGTCTGACGCGATCCAGCTCAGCCGCGCGCTCGCCGAGATGGGCTTTGATGCAGCAAACCTCTCCGGTCAGACCGATGAGTCCCTCGACCTCCTCCATGCAGTGCGCCTCGCCCTCCTTCAGCACAGCTTCCTTCTCGCCGCGCGCCTGCCGGCCCATTCCGCGGACGGCACATTGCCGCGCCGTGAAGTGCTCGAACGGGTGCTGTCGCTTGATTTCGAAGGGGTCGCCCGCGCACTTGATGAAGCAGGCCCGGACCCGGCCCTGCTCGCCGTCGAGAATCTGTCCGAATATGCCACCTATCCCGGGCCCAAAGCGCCCGAGAAGATGAATGGCGGCGATCTGCGCCGGGAGTTCCGCCGGGTCGGCGAGCTTAATCACCGGATCAGTATCGGCATCGCTAACCATTACGCCGCCATCGGATAG
- a CDS encoding DUF2147 domain-containing protein, protein MTALLLSLMAGIIGADDAPADSAIDFAGRWYTQEEKSIVEIYDCGDGSPCGRVVWIDPDQENVFTDDHNKDPELRGRRLEGVMILSGYVRTDAGWKDGKLYNPENGKHYASKIELEADGTLLVKGCVGPICKGLRWTEAP, encoded by the coding sequence ATGACGGCACTCCTTCTTTCTCTCATGGCAGGCATCATCGGCGCCGATGATGCGCCCGCGGACAGCGCCATTGATTTCGCCGGGCGCTGGTACACACAGGAAGAGAAATCCATCGTCGAGATCTATGATTGCGGTGACGGCAGCCCCTGCGGCCGCGTCGTCTGGATCGATCCCGATCAGGAAAATGTCTTCACCGACGATCACAACAAGGATCCCGAGCTTCGTGGCCGCCGCCTCGAAGGAGTTATGATCCTCAGCGGCTATGTCCGCACCGATGCGGGTTGGAAGGACGGCAAGCTCTATAATCCCGAAAACGGCAAACATTATGCCTCGAAAATTGAGCTCGAAGCGGACGGCACATTACTGGTCAAAGGCTGTGTCGGCCCTATCTGCAAAGGATTGCGCTGGACTGAGGCGCCTTGA
- a CDS encoding efflux RND transporter periplasmic adaptor subunit has translation MTDQTESTSRRQLPSSYISAFVILAVVVLYFAIGTIFGGSEQTEAATETERPPFTVLVRNVSGEARAETLTFSGRTEAAQRVYVRAETPGRVARIVNDEGAEVSRGDVLCRLEADSRQATRAEAEAAFAKASADFDAAQTLHAEGFASDTALKQARAARDAAEAALSRASDDLRNISVTAPFDGLVAEMIAEPGDVLSVGAPCAVIANLSRMIMAGGVPARDAARISVGDKAHVRLIDEREFDAEVRFVSDVADPATRTFRVELLAEDASGIPEGIETRATVTAGTKASTLIPRNALVYSDEGVLGVRTVIPSGESRKDDEETLPLGTVRFMPVTIIGEAEGGAYVTGLDEAASLIVRGQDYVSDGITVTFAQEASE, from the coding sequence GTGACCGACCAGACTGAAAGCACAAGCCGGCGACAATTGCCGTCCTCTTACATTTCCGCCTTTGTGATCCTGGCCGTCGTCGTTCTTTACTTCGCGATCGGCACGATATTCGGCGGCTCGGAGCAAACCGAAGCCGCAACTGAGACCGAGCGCCCGCCCTTTACAGTGCTTGTCCGCAACGTCTCGGGCGAAGCGCGAGCCGAAACCCTCACCTTTTCCGGCCGGACTGAAGCCGCCCAGCGGGTCTATGTCCGGGCCGAAACGCCGGGCCGGGTTGCGCGCATCGTCAATGATGAGGGCGCCGAGGTCTCGCGTGGCGATGTCCTTTGCCGTCTTGAGGCGGACAGCCGTCAGGCCACCCGCGCCGAAGCCGAAGCGGCCTTTGCCAAAGCGTCGGCCGATTTCGACGCGGCCCAGACTCTCCACGCCGAGGGCTTTGCCTCGGACACTGCCCTCAAACAGGCCCGCGCTGCGCGTGATGCGGCCGAAGCCGCCCTCTCCCGCGCCTCAGATGATCTTCGCAATATTTCGGTGACCGCGCCTTTCGACGGGCTGGTTGCGGAGATGATCGCCGAGCCCGGCGATGTCCTCTCTGTCGGCGCGCCCTGCGCCGTCATTGCCAATCTCTCGCGCATGATCATGGCTGGCGGCGTGCCCGCCCGCGATGCCGCTCGCATCTCGGTTGGGGACAAGGCGCATGTCCGCCTGATCGACGAACGCGAATTCGATGCAGAGGTTCGCTTCGTCTCGGATGTGGCTGATCCTGCCACCCGGACATTCCGTGTAGAGCTTCTTGCCGAAGACGCTTCAGGCATCCCTGAAGGGATTGAAACCCGCGCAACCGTCACCGCCGGGACCAAAGCCTCGACCCTGATCCCGCGCAACGCCCTCGTCTACAGCGATGAAGGCGTGCTGGGTGTACGGACGGTTATTCCCTCCGGCGAGAGCCGCAAAGATGACGAAGAAACCCTGCCGCTCGGCACGGTGCGCTTCATGCCCGTCACCATTATCGGCGAGGCCGAAGGCGGCGCCTATGTCACCGGGCTCGATGAAGCGGCCTCCCTGATCGTCCGCGGGCAAGATTATGTCAGTGACGGGATCACCGTCACCTTCGCACAAGAGGCCAGCGAGTGA